CGCGGCTACCGGGGCTTCGGACGTAACAATCGCTTGTTCAGCGTGCGGCTCGTCAATGGTGGCATCGTTTTGGGCCATCTGCATGGCTTCGCGTTCTGCGGCCGCTTCTTTCTCACGCTCTTTCGGGCGGAAGATGAAACCGCGCTGTACCACCGGCATTTGGTCATAGGCTGTGCCGTATGGACGAGCGGAATTATTCTTCATCATGGCCCCGGTACCCGCAGCCGTTTCAATGTTGTTCAAGGCAACGGCGATATCTTCGGCAGACATGTCGACAACCTGACGGGCCAGGGGATCACTGCCCAGATCGGCCACGCTTAATGTTGGGGCCGGTATCGCGCCGCCGCTGTAGGATGCAGTTGCTTTGTAAGTGGGGGTGGCTTGTTCGAATTCTTCATCGCCTGTCGTTCGTGTGGCAACACGGTAAACTTCGCCCGCCTGATAGGTGCGGCGTGCGCGTTCCACAAATTCAATCGATGCGTTTTGGATGGCCGGTCGGCGTCCCGGGACGGGGGCGTCAATCGCGACCTTTTCAGCGACAGCTTCGTCTGTTTCGCCTGCGGCCGGGGCAATGGCGGCCATATCGGCGGCGCTATTATCCACGGGCTCTTCTTCGGCTTTTGCTGTAACGGTCAGCTTTTCCGCCGGGATCGGCGCGTTCTTTGCTATCTTTTGAACTTTGACGATGCGGGTTTTAATCGGCTCGGCTTTTGGTGCAACCGTTTCGGCCAGAATCTCTTCCGGTTGCGCTTCCGACTCTGGCGTTTTGCTCAGGATAATCGGTGCGGGTTTTGTTTCTTCCGGTTCAACAGCTTTCACGGCGACTGTTGCGACAACAGGGGCATCCGGTTTTTTCTCCGGTGCCGGTTCCTGCGCTGGTGCAGCGGCCACGGTGGCAACGGGCGATGCCGGAACCGGCGGGACGGACGGGTCCGTCGACTGAACTTTGGACAGCGTAATTGTATCCGACGCAATGCGGCCCGTTTGCATCAACACACGGTCAATGCCCGGTGAATCGGTTTTACCCTTCATGCTGATCGGGAATGACGTCGTTGCGCCAACATCCGGTGCGCGCGGCGCATTGGCGGGCATGTTTTCGATTTGCGCGATAACTTTTTCCGCTTCCGGCGGCAGCGGTGGCGGCTCGGCCTTTACAATTTCCGGGGCGGCCTTTGGCTGGGTCTTTTGTGGTTTCGGCGCGATAATCGCGGTGTAGCCGTCGGGGTTGGTGCTGACGGTGCCTTGCTTTGGCGCGCTGGCCGCCACGACGACATCACGAATTTCAACCTGCGGCTTTTGCGCCAATTGCTGAGGCTGCGGCGCGGAAATGGGTTTTGATGGAACCGTTTTGACCGCCGGTTCACGCGGGGTCACAACCGTCGCGATTTCGCTTTTTGGCGCGGCTTTTGGTACTTCGATTTTCGGGGCCGCTGCCTGTGCCAGTGTTTTTGCGGGCGGCGTTGCGATCGTGGAGGTTGACGTGACCGCAACCGCCTCGGGTGCTGTCAGGAGGCCAGAAACGGCGGTGTTTTTCCCCGGATGTGTTTTAGAGGACACTTCAATTGTTGCGGGTGTATCCAAAACAGGCGCAACGGATTGCGGTTTGGCCTGAACTTTTTGAACGGGCACGGCGCGCGGTTCAACAACGGGAGTGTTCAACACGCCCAGATCAATTTCCACACCATCGGTCCGTGGCACCGGAATATTGGGCATAATGGTGCTTGGCGGCACGGCGGCAACGGGGCGAACCTGTTGTTCTTTCACCGGGTTTTGTGCGACCGGTTGGGATGGTGCCGATAGAACCGCACCCACATTGCTGGGCACGGCAATGGCCGGGCCTGTCATTGACGGGCCAGTCATTGAAGGGGCTGTGATCGGTGCTTCTGTCGGTTTGGTTTTTGCGGGGATCCCGGATGAACCTGACTGCATTTGTTCGAAGGCCTGCATCGTCAATTCATCGGCGGACAGCGTGCCCTCGGCGGCCATGACCTGCGAACCATACCCGACCGTGCCGAGGGCGATGGCTGTCCCCGTCATCAGTGTCAGTATGGTGCGCGATAATGTCATAGCGGTAATCCCTGTAAAAAATTTATTCTTTTATGCAGTCTTTAGGCGCGGAATGCGGCGTTATTCGTTCGCCGCATTCGCCAGTATTTTGCGCAGTGTTTCAAACAGCGAGTCATTGGTGGCCAGAACATCGCCGTCATAAACCGGGCTGCCCTTGCCAGAGTTTTTAACGGTGCCAATAAACCCACCGGCTTCTTTAACAATCAACGCGCCCGCGGCCACGTCCCACGGTTTCAGATCCGCTTCCCAATAGCCTTCGAACCGTCCAGCGGCGACATAGGCCAAATCCAGCGCCGCCGCACCGTTACGGCGGAAACCCGCCGTTTGCGACAGAATAGCGTTCAACTGGCGCAGATAGGCCGGGCGATCACCACGGGTCAGGGCCGGGGCCCCGCCAGCAATAACCGACAGGGTCAGATCACGGCGGCCGGAAACGCGCAGGCGTTTATTCCGCATGAATGCACCGCCGCCTTTTTCCGCGCGGAACATTTCGTCCTTCACCGGGTCATAAATAATCCCGGCGACGATTTCGCCGCGCGTTTCCAAGCCGATTGAAATGGCCCAGTGCGGTAAACCGTGCAGGAAGTTGTTGGTGCCATCCAGCGGATCAATGATGAAACGGTTTTCACCATCACGGCCTTTGACCTCGCCGCCTTCTTCCATCAGGAAAGAGAAATCAGGGCGGGCCTTGGACAGTTCTTCGTAAATAATGGATTCAGCACGACGGTCGGCGGCGGATACGAAATCGGCCGGACCTTTCATCGACACTTGCAATTGTTCGACTTCGCCAAAATCGCGAAGCAGGGAACGGGCCGCTTTTTCTGCAGCCCGGAGCATGACATTGACGTTTGGCGATAGGGCCATGGTTTTACTCTCTTTATATCTGTCTGGTAATGAGAACGAGGTTTGTCCCTGTTACGTTTTTTGTCTGCTCTCGTATTTCGATAAGGCGGATTCTTATACCCTAGGTTTGGCGGTCTTGTAAAATTGAAGTTCCAAGCCGGGCCAACCGTTCTTTTATGTCAGGATCCTCTACTTTTTCAAGGAGTTGATTGAGTTCCAGATGCTGGGTCGCCGACAAAGGTTTGCGCGGGCGCAGGGCGGCGGCGCGTTTCTTTCTATCCTGTTCGCTGACCACCAGGGGAACGAAGCGGATGGCCGCGACCATCTGTTCGCCGAAAATCTGGTTAATTCGCTCTAAAATCAAGTCTTTACGGTAGTGGAGCAGGGTGGCGTCCGCCGATCCCGCAGCGATATCCAGTGACACTTCGGCATGTTTCTGGTTGGGGACTTTCCGGAATCTCAATTCCGCCGGATGGCAACGATCGGCCACATCCGCGCCGACAATGTCGGCCCAGTGCGTGACAAGGCGGCCCAGCATGATATATTTCCGGCTGAAAATTTTGCCGGTCACCTTGGGGATCGCTTCTGAAAGCTGACGGAGACTCATGCCATCGACTATGCCGATCCAACGCCCTTCGCACAAGAAAAAGGAGCGGGCGCAAACCGACCTTTTCCGGGCACAAATGCTGGCCTGGTACGATGCCCATGCGCGGGTTCTGCCGTGGCGGGTAAAGCCCGGTTTTACGGCAAATCCGTATCATGTCTGGCTGTCCGAAGTGATGTTACAGCAGACCACGGTTCAGGCGGTTATCCCCTATTTCGGAAAATTTGTGGATAAGTGGCTGACCGTTCATGATCTGGCAACGGCTCCGTCGGAGGAGGTCATGACCGCCTGGGCCGGGCTTGGCTACTATGCCCGCGCCAGAAATTTGCATAAATGCGCTCAGGTTGTTTCACGTGAAAACAAAGGGAAATTTCCTAATTCATTGGAAGAATTGAAAAAACTTCCGGGTATTGGGGATTACACGGCGGCGGCCATCGCCGCGATTGCCTTTGACCTGCCCGCAACGGTTATTGATGGGAATGTCGATCGCGTGATCAGCCGATACTTTGCTGTGACCGACCCATTGCCCGGTTCAAAACCGGAAATCCGGGCCCTGGCCGCCGGGTTGGCGGAGGGACGAACGGATCGTCCGGGGGATTTTGCCCAATCGATGATGGATCTGGGGGCCACAATCTGCATCCCCAAAACGCCCCGCTGTGATTTATGTCCGGTACGGGACGGTTGTGCGGGCCGCGCGCAGGGCATCGCCGCGGAATTGCCCGCCAAGGCGCCAAAGAAAGCCCAACCGCAACGCTGGGGGCTGATTTATTGGATTACCAATCAGGACGGTGATGCGGTCTTGCTCGAACGGCGTCCGGAAACCGGGATGCTGGGTGGGATGGTTGGCTTGCCAACCACGCAATGGCTGGATCGGCCGGTTATAAAAGGGCGGAAAAAGCCCGATATTACGGATTATGTCGCCGACCGCTACCCGGGGCTGGAGCGGATGCAGGATAATCCTGGGACCATTCGCCACACGTTTACCCATTTTGATCTGGATCTGGTCGGGGTTGCGTGTCGGGCTGAAAAGAATTTTTCCCTTGATGTTGGCCAATTCTGGCACCCCTTGGTTGATATCGCCGATATTGGGTTTCCAACCCTGTTTAAAAAGTTCGTAAATCTTTGTATTCTAAAATAATTCTGTCATCCTTGGCGGGGTGTGCAGGTTTTTAGAGGGGATTTTATAATGTTTTTTCAAAACTCTGGTTTGGGTATGCAAACCTGTCTGCTCGCGATACCGGCGTTGTTTATGATGGCAATGTCGTCCAACGGGGCCATCGCGCAAGATGCTGCGGTGCCAGCCGCTGAGGCTCCGGTCGTTGCGGTGGATCCGCTCATTGGGGATGACGGTAAGCTGAAGCCTGTTGTTGATGAATACGTCCCCATGACCATTGAAAATCTGTCCAAAATGTACTGGGCAGTGGCCTTGCCAAATATTGATAGCGATGACGACGTGGATAACTATTTGCTGATCAATGAATGCGAGATGTATACCAAGTTTTACCACAATGATTTTGAATGGCAGGAAATTCGGCGCGTTACGCGCGATTACATACAGAAAAATATCGCTAAATTTCCTCAGACGTTCGAAGTCATAATGCCCATTTATTTGGATCGTTATGATATTGGGGCAGAAAGGTTCTTGATTGAGCCAGAGGCGCAGTTTGTGAACGTGTCACGATTGGATACACGTTACAACAACGTCAGTGAGGATATTTGCGGTGTTAAGTCTACAATTGAAAATTATCCCAGAAACCTGGTTTTGAATTTCAATCTTCCATTCAATCTGAAGGATATTCCTGTAAAGCCTGAGGTGGCAGAATTCTATATGCAGGAATCTTTACGACAATACGAGGGATTGCCCAATAAATTAAAGATTATGACCTATGAGCGCGTTGCTTTTGTGCGTTTGAAGGTGACAATGTTGCAGTTTAAAGAGTTCACTAGGGTTGGTAATGGCCCCTTAAAAGGCGTCTTTTTTGCTCGTGTTGATGGCTACGATATATTTGCCGATCAGAATAAGCGCTTGTTGATGTACTCAGAAAGCTTTTCGAACGGTAAAGGTACGCGTCGTCGTGCAAAACAGAGTGAGACTTCTGAGGGTGGCTTAATTCTGCCTTCTGAAGATAAAGGCTTACTTAAGCCTACCATCGTTGAATAATCACTGCAACGTCCGTGCCTCGGTCCCGGTCGTATCCGGGCGCTTGGCCAGTTCCGTGCGCAGTTTTTGGCGCAAATTGTCGATGGGTTGGTAATTCTTGCCATCGCGGTAATGCCAATAGGTCCAGCCGTTACAGGACGGCGCACCTTGCGCTGCGGCACCCATGCGGTGGATGGATCCGCGTTGCTGGCCGCCATCGGCGGTATCGGTAATTAAATTACCATCCGCGCCAACCTTGGCCGTGTGTTCGTGTTTCGGGTCGGTCAAGACCGCGCCGGGTTTCAACAAGCCACGTTCAATCAACCAGCCAAACGGAATCCGTTGTTCTTCACGCTTGGAGACAGTTTGCAGCAGGTCGTTGTCGATTTCCGCCTTGGTTTCGGCAATCCGTTTGGTTGCGGCCTTGATGTAAGAATCTTCGCGGTCGATCCCGATCCAGTTGCGTTTCATCTTCTTGGCCACGGCACCCGTCGTTCCGGTGCCAAAGAACGGGTCCAGAACCGTATCGCCGGGCAGGGTCGAGGCCATCAGGACGCGGTAGAGCAGGGCTTCCGGCTTCTGGGTCGGGTGGGCCTTTTCGCCGTTATCGTCCTTCAACCGTTCGCCCCCGGTGCAGAGCGGCAGGAACCAGTCACTGCGCATTTGCACATCTTCGTTCAAGGCCTTCATCGCGTCATAGTTAAAGCGGTATTTGGATTTTTCGGATTTCGCGGCCCAGATCAGGGTTTCGTGCGCGTTGGTAAAGCGGCGGCCCCGGAAATTAGGCATCGGGTTGGCCTTGCGCCAGACAATGTCGTTCAACACCCAGAACCCCAGATCCTGCAGAATGGCGCCCAGGCGGAAGATGTTATGATAACTGCCAATGACCCAGATTGACCCGTCATCGGTCAGCAAATCGCGCGCAGCCGAGAGCCATTCTCTTGTGAAATCATCATAGGCTTTCAGGCTAGAGAATTGATCCCAATGGTCATCACAGGCATCGACCTTGGAATTATCTGGGCGGTGCAATTCGCCACCCAATTGCAGGTTATACGGAGGGTCGGCAAAGATCATATCCACCGATCCCTTGGGCAAAGACCGCATAATTTCCGCGCAATCGCCTTTCTGAATGGTGTTCAGGGGCAATTTACCGTTCGATTCCAAGGGCTTTTTTGTTGTTTTTGCTTTGGTGGTCGAGCTTTTGCCGGAGGTCGTTGTTGTTTTCTTTGTCGCCATGATGTCCTGCCAAGGGGGAACTGATTTATCCACAGAATCATGAATCATTGGCGATTCACCGTCAAGCATAAAATTCGATTCAATATGTAGAGTCAGTGTGTTATGGCAGAGTCTTGAGGTGAAAACAAAGGAGGAACAGACTCGGATTTCCGTGGTTTTTGAGTCTGTTAGGCCGCGTGCCCCAGCGCCTTTTTAATCGGCGCAAAACTTGTGCGGTGGTGGGGGGTGACGCCGTGTTTTTCGATGGCGTCCATGTGAATGGCGGTGCCGTAGCCGGCGTTTTTGCTCCATCCATAAACGGGGTATTGGGCGCACAGGTCGGCCATGATCCGGTCCCGCGTGACCTTAGCCAGAATGCTGGCGGCGGCGATAGACCGGCTTTTTGAATCGCCCTTCACCACGGTTTGAATGGTGGCAGGCAGTTTTGGTTTCTGGTTGCCATCGACCAAGGCCAGCCAATCCGCGGTGCCCCCGGCCAGATCAAATGCCTTACTCATCGCATGCAAACTGGCGCGCAGGATGTTCATCTGGTCAATATCGGCCACGCTGGCCTCGGCAATGCCGCACACGCAATGGGTTTGGATCAGGTCGAACAGGGTATCCCGCTTCTTCGCGCTCAGCTTCTTGCTGTCATTCACTTCCGCCCAGAACGGCAAATCCCGCACGGTGGCCGGCACATAGACGCAGGCCGCCACAACCGGACCAGCCAGCGGGCCGCGCCCGGCTTCGTCCAGCCCGCAAACCGGGCCGTTGAAACCATCTTCCAGATCGAATGAACAGGACATGGGTTAAGGTTTACGGTGGATTTCCGGGGGTGAACAGGGGCTGGGGCGAATTTTTCTTGCCCCTTGTGGATAGGGCTGGCATGGTCCATTTTTGTTTTCATAAGGTTAAATTGATGGTTTTCAGCACGCGCGCCTTCACCATTCCCGATGAATTGCAACGCGACCTTGCCGCCGCCACGGGGGCGGGCATGACGGCCGTTTTGCATGCGCATGCCGGGCGGTTGGGCGACTATGACGCGGTGAAGGAATGGTATAAGCGCTTGTCCCGCGAATTTAACTGGGTCGGGGCGACGTTGATGTTCAACGTGGTGAAGGATTACCACGACCGCGAAATGAGCGGCGATGCCCGATACCGCCAGACCATCACCATCAAGGATGGGCAGGCGGCGGCCTATAGCCGGTTTTTGCATTTATCCCGCGACACCCAAACCCGCCGCATGGATTGCACCAAGGTTGAGGAAACCATTATTGCCGACCCGGCGGACCTGCGCGATTTGGCGTTGTTCCGATTTATGTATGATGACATCACCGCCGCATCTGCCGCCATGGGCCGGGCGCGGGTGATAACGGAATTGGGCGTCGGATTGGCGCAACGTAAATTCCGTGTGACGGCGAAACAGGCGGATCAAGGCGATGAACGCGCACAAAGCCTGCTCAACCGCGACTGGATTGCGGTGACGTTGAAATTTGTTGAACGGATGGGATTCACGCCCACGGATGTGATTGTGCCGGATACGGATTCCCCCGACGCCACACCACAATTGCGTATTTCACGCGAAACCGGTGTGCGCGATGCATTGCCCTTGCCGCCTTATGTCGCGGATAAGCGCATTTGCGTGCCGTATGATGGCGGGCGCGGGTTGGATGTGTTGCGGGATTATTTGCAAACACAGAAGACGAAATTCATTCATCCATAATTGCGTCATCCCGGCGAAAGCCGGGATCTTCCAGCCATAAGGGACGAAGACCCCGGCTTTCGCCGGGGTGACGTTTTGGGACGTTGGTTATTTCAACGTTTTACTGACAATTTCAAATACGTCTGGCGACAAATTGTCCTGTGCCAAAATCTGTTCCAATGCCGCTTTCATCTTCGCCTGACGATCCGGGGTGTAACGGCGCCATTCACGCAAGGGGCCGAGCAGGCGCGCGGCGATTTGCGGGTTTTTGGTGTTCAGGGCGATGATGGCATCACGCAGGATGTCGTATCCGCGCCCGTCTTTCGCATGGAAGCACACCGGGTTGTTCATGGCAAAGGCCGCGAACAAGGACCGTACACGGTTCGGGTTCAGCAGGGTGAAGGCCGGATGATCCTTCAGCGTCGCAATGCGGTCCAGTGTAGACGGGATCGGGGCCGAGGCCTGCAGGCTGAACCATTTATCGATGACCAGCGGGTATTGTTCAAACCGTTTGAAGAAGTCAGCAAAGACCGCATCGCGATCCGCACCATCGGTTTCCGCCAGAACGGACAGGGCCGCAACGCGATCGGTCATGTTGTTGGCGGATTCATATTGCTGGCGCGCCAGTGAAACTGGCGGGTTCGGGCCGTTCATCAGCAGGCGCAGGCACACGTTTTTCAAAGCCCGGCGTCCGGCGGATTCCGCATCATTGCTGTAGGTCGTGGGCGTGTTGCAGGAATCGTAAATCGCCTGAATCTGATCACGGTATCGGGCGGCCAGATCGTGCAGGACGCGGCGGCGCACCGTGAAGATCGGGTCCGGATCAACGATTTTGCGTTGCTGCGCGATAATCGCCAGATCGGGCAGGGACAAGGCCCGTGCCATCAAGGCACAATCGGCATTGCCCGCATTCGCTTGGTCCAGCATCAGCCCGTACGAGTCAATGAACGCCGGGTCCGTCACGGCCGCGCCGCCGGATTCAACCGTATCAATCATACGGCCCATCATGCGCAGGGCCAAAATTTGCCCCGATTCCCAACGGTTGAACCC
The genomic region above belongs to Micavibrio aeruginosavorus EPB and contains:
- a CDS encoding nicotinate-nucleotide--dimethylbenzimidazole phosphoribosyltransferase, producing MTLSRTILTLMTGTAIALGTVGYGSQVMAAEGTLSADELTMQAFEQMQSGSSGIPAKTKPTEAPITAPSMTGPSMTGPAIAVPSNVGAVLSAPSQPVAQNPVKEQQVRPVAAVPPSTIMPNIPVPRTDGVEIDLGVLNTPVVEPRAVPVQKVQAKPQSVAPVLDTPATIEVSSKTHPGKNTAVSGLLTAPEAVAVTSTSTIATPPAKTLAQAAAPKIEVPKAAPKSEIATVVTPREPAVKTVPSKPISAPQPQQLAQKPQVEIRDVVVAASAPKQGTVSTNPDGYTAIIAPKPQKTQPKAAPEIVKAEPPPLPPEAEKVIAQIENMPANAPRAPDVGATTSFPISMKGKTDSPGIDRVLMQTGRIASDTITLSKVQSTDPSVPPVPASPVATVAAAPAQEPAPEKKPDAPVVATVAVKAVEPEETKPAPIILSKTPESEAQPEEILAETVAPKAEPIKTRIVKVQKIAKNAPIPAEKLTVTAKAEEEPVDNSAADMAAIAPAAGETDEAVAEKVAIDAPVPGRRPAIQNASIEFVERARRTYQAGEVYRVATRTTGDEEFEQATPTYKATASYSGGAIPAPTLSVADLGSDPLARQVVDMSAEDIAVALNNIETAAGTGAMMKNNSARPYGTAYDQMPVVQRGFIFRPKEREKEAAAEREAMQMAQNDATIDEPHAEQAIVTSEAPVAAPAEKPRTLNIPPRPPVVTAPVAPEPMMDEPEQKRTDVSADHAEETIVALAERPDAPRPGRKPVAEDQMATVDLNSIEPAAKGDSAEDAVVEETSLSTIATDTIGNATPVSLSYDKGVGTVSDDVLAESMGDVLSRMKGNSDLRVQIVAFASPVDNSQSGSRRTALSRALNVRAWMMENGIDPSRMDVRALGINPDAPDTDRVDMVIVDQKKN
- a CDS encoding inositol monophosphatase family protein — encoded protein: MALSPNVNVMLRAAEKAARSLLRDFGEVEQLQVSMKGPADFVSAADRRAESIIYEELSKARPDFSFLMEEGGEVKGRDGENRFIIDPLDGTNNFLHGLPHWAISIGLETRGEIVAGIIYDPVKDEMFRAEKGGGAFMRNKRLRVSGRRDLTLSVIAGGAPALTRGDRPAYLRQLNAILSQTAGFRRNGAAALDLAYVAAGRFEGYWEADLKPWDVAAGALIVKEAGGFIGTVKNSGKGSPVYDGDVLATNDSLFETLRKILANAANE
- a CDS encoding DUF721 domain-containing protein — encoded protein: MSLRQLSEAIPKVTGKIFSRKYIMLGRLVTHWADIVGADVADRCHPAELRFRKVPNQKHAEVSLDIAAGSADATLLHYRKDLILERINQIFGEQMVAAIRFVPLVVSEQDRKKRAAALRPRKPLSATQHLELNQLLEKVEDPDIKERLARLGTSILQDRQT
- the mutY gene encoding A/G-specific adenine glycosylase; this encodes MPSTMPIQRPSHKKKERAQTDLFRAQMLAWYDAHARVLPWRVKPGFTANPYHVWLSEVMLQQTTVQAVIPYFGKFVDKWLTVHDLATAPSEEVMTAWAGLGYYARARNLHKCAQVVSRENKGKFPNSLEELKKLPGIGDYTAAAIAAIAFDLPATVIDGNVDRVISRYFAVTDPLPGSKPEIRALAAGLAEGRTDRPGDFAQSMMDLGATICIPKTPRCDLCPVRDGCAGRAQGIAAELPAKAPKKAQPQRWGLIYWITNQDGDAVLLERRPETGMLGGMVGLPTTQWLDRPVIKGRKKPDITDYVADRYPGLERMQDNPGTIRHTFTHFDLDLVGVACRAEKNFSLDVGQFWHPLVDIADIGFPTLFKKFVNLCILK
- a CDS encoding DUF4852 domain-containing protein gives rise to the protein MFFQNSGLGMQTCLLAIPALFMMAMSSNGAIAQDAAVPAAEAPVVAVDPLIGDDGKLKPVVDEYVPMTIENLSKMYWAVALPNIDSDDDVDNYLLINECEMYTKFYHNDFEWQEIRRVTRDYIQKNIAKFPQTFEVIMPIYLDRYDIGAERFLIEPEAQFVNVSRLDTRYNNVSEDICGVKSTIENYPRNLVLNFNLPFNLKDIPVKPEVAEFYMQESLRQYEGLPNKLKIMTYERVAFVRLKVTMLQFKEFTRVGNGPLKGVFFARVDGYDIFADQNKRLLMYSESFSNGKGTRRRAKQSETSEGGLILPSEDKGLLKPTIVE
- a CDS encoding site-specific DNA-methyltransferase — its product is MATKKTTTTSGKSSTTKAKTTKKPLESNGKLPLNTIQKGDCAEIMRSLPKGSVDMIFADPPYNLQLGGELHRPDNSKVDACDDHWDQFSSLKAYDDFTREWLSAARDLLTDDGSIWVIGSYHNIFRLGAILQDLGFWVLNDIVWRKANPMPNFRGRRFTNAHETLIWAAKSEKSKYRFNYDAMKALNEDVQMRSDWFLPLCTGGERLKDDNGEKAHPTQKPEALLYRVLMASTLPGDTVLDPFFGTGTTGAVAKKMKRNWIGIDREDSYIKAATKRIAETKAEIDNDLLQTVSKREEQRIPFGWLIERGLLKPGAVLTDPKHEHTAKVGADGNLITDTADGGQQRGSIHRMGAAAQGAPSCNGWTYWHYRDGKNYQPIDNLRQKLRTELAKRPDTTGTEARTLQ
- a CDS encoding ribonuclease HII; translated protein: MSCSFDLEDGFNGPVCGLDEAGRGPLAGPVVAACVYVPATVRDLPFWAEVNDSKKLSAKKRDTLFDLIQTHCVCGIAEASVADIDQMNILRASLHAMSKAFDLAGGTADWLALVDGNQKPKLPATIQTVVKGDSKSRSIAAASILAKVTRDRIMADLCAQYPVYGWSKNAGYGTAIHMDAIEKHGVTPHHRTSFAPIKKALGHAA